A genomic stretch from Desulfofalx alkaliphila DSM 12257 includes:
- a CDS encoding arsenic resistance protein, producing the protein MFFSITGFINRHVLQLLVCVILFSLAFGYYFPDVGHRLQPLAPFCLFFMLVPMMMGIKLEELVHTVKRIKLLSIVLIINFLLSPVLAGILAYYFLSHHPDFAVGLILLGTVPCAGMTVAWTAMARGNAPISVVVMAMSYLFGIFLIPFWVLILAGQYVTVSPYGMVKSVVLIIALPLAVGNLLRLYLTKRWGQAKFDRIKVTLPAISSFCMYLLFFIALSSGAHQLINHPEYIKAMLIPSLIFYPTLFLAAAAVCRLGGLDYPDLAAVSYSVTGKNIAVTLALATVFFNPQTVLVTAIMPVIQVSYMAAFYRLSPTIRKKWGLKKFPKNTESSP; encoded by the coding sequence CCATCACAGGGTTTATAAACCGGCATGTTTTACAACTGCTGGTTTGTGTTATTTTGTTTTCCTTGGCCTTTGGTTACTATTTTCCTGATGTGGGCCACCGACTGCAGCCCTTAGCTCCCTTTTGTTTGTTCTTCATGTTGGTACCCATGATGATGGGCATTAAGTTAGAAGAATTAGTTCACACAGTTAAACGTATTAAGCTCTTAAGTATTGTCTTGATAATCAACTTTTTATTATCCCCGGTGCTGGCAGGTATATTGGCATATTACTTTTTATCCCACCACCCGGACTTTGCAGTGGGGCTAATATTATTGGGCACAGTACCCTGTGCAGGAATGACGGTGGCCTGGACCGCCATGGCAAGGGGAAATGCTCCCATATCCGTTGTTGTTATGGCGATGAGTTATCTGTTTGGCATTTTTTTAATCCCCTTTTGGGTGTTAATCCTGGCCGGCCAATATGTAACCGTTAGCCCCTACGGGATGGTAAAGAGCGTAGTGCTTATTATTGCCCTGCCCCTGGCCGTTGGCAATTTATTGCGGCTGTACCTAACAAAAAGGTGGGGGCAAGCAAAGTTTGATCGAATTAAAGTTACCCTGCCGGCCATATCGTCATTTTGTATGTACCTATTGTTTTTCATCGCCCTTTCCAGTGGAGCACATCAATTAATTAATCACCCTGAATACATAAAGGCAATGCTCATACCCTCTTTGATATTCTACCCAACCTTGTTTTTAGCCGCAGCGGCAGTGTGCCGGCTTGGCGGTCTTGATTACCCTGACTTGGCAGCAGTTTCCTACAGCGTGACGGGGAAAAATATCGCCGTTACCTTGGCGCTGGCCACAGTGTTTTTTAATCCGCAAACAGTATTGGTGACCGCAATTATGCCAGTGATACAAGTATCTTACATGGCCGCCTTTTATCGCTTGTCCCCCACCATTCGAAAAAAATGGGGCCTAAAAAAGTTTCCTAAAAATACTGAAAGCTCACCGTAA
- a CDS encoding ATP-grasp domain-containing protein, whose product MGKVNILVTGSGSLYGVAIIKSLLDGPLQCKVIGCDTNPMTLGLYLAHRGYLVPLAKEEESWLKRIIEICKKESIDGIFIGSSHEIKLFARHRDIIKEATGATVFVHPPQMVDTCSDKWHTVLFLKNKGFYYPQTIPYPDHQAKLADFIKRVGFPLVVKPRTGAGSLGVEVVKTPRQLAEAIAGKENYIIQEYLPDQQGEYTVGVCINKKGDVLSSIALKRNLQDGMSVSALAEDYSDICGYCEQVARVLGAFGSCNLQLRIKNGLPYIFEINPRFSSSTGMRIALGVNEAELLIKSDLMGQQTEKPAIPKAGVIRQYIDFVIPIEDINRITSS is encoded by the coding sequence ATGGGTAAAGTTAATATACTGGTTACCGGTTCGGGTTCTTTATACGGGGTGGCCATTATTAAATCCTTGCTGGATGGGCCCCTTCAATGCAAAGTTATAGGCTGTGACACAAACCCGATGACACTGGGTTTGTATCTGGCTCACCGGGGCTACTTGGTTCCCCTGGCTAAGGAGGAAGAGTCCTGGCTGAAAAGAATTATTGAGATCTGCAAAAAAGAATCCATTGACGGCATTTTTATCGGCTCCTCCCACGAAATTAAATTATTTGCCCGCCATAGGGATATAATTAAAGAGGCAACCGGGGCAACGGTGTTTGTTCATCCGCCGCAAATGGTGGATACCTGCAGTGATAAATGGCATACCGTTTTATTCTTAAAAAACAAGGGTTTCTATTATCCCCAAACAATACCTTACCCTGACCACCAAGCAAAACTGGCTGATTTTATTAAAAGAGTGGGTTTTCCCCTGGTGGTTAAACCAAGGACCGGCGCCGGCTCCCTTGGAGTGGAAGTGGTAAAGACACCTCGACAATTGGCAGAAGCAATTGCCGGAAAAGAAAATTACATCATCCAAGAGTATTTGCCGGATCAGCAGGGTGAATATACTGTGGGTGTATGTATAAATAAAAAGGGTGATGTTCTTTCCAGCATAGCATTAAAACGCAATTTACAAGATGGCATGAGTGTTTCTGCATTGGCGGAGGATTACAGTGATATCTGCGGTTATTGTGAGCAGGTGGCCCGGGTGCTGGGGGCATTTGGCTCCTGTAATTTACAGTTAAGAATAAAAAACGGTTTACCATATATTTTTGAAATCAATCCCCGGTTTAGCAGTTCCACCGGGATGCGTATAGCCCTGGGGGTAAATGAGGCTGAGCTCTTGATTAAATCTGATTTAATGGGCCAACAAACGGAAAAGCCGGCGATCCCCAAGGCAGGGGTGATACGTCAATACATTGATTTTGTCATACCCATAGAAGATATTAACAGAATTACCTCCTCATAG